The Sphingomonas sp. KR3-1 genome contains a region encoding:
- a CDS encoding class I SAM-dependent methyltransferase: MDLITLTGEPWADYGLVDSGHGRKLERYGKYRFIRPEPQAMWAPASETWDAHGEFVPGADEDGGGRWNFTKPVPKEGWPLAWEEVRFTAQNTPFRHLAFFPDMSPVWHWMRSQIAGMDAPECMNLFGYTGVGSLALAAKGAKVTHVDASKKSVAEGKANAALSGMEDLPIRWMIDDAAKFTAREVRRGRRYDGIILDPPKWGRGPNGEVWKLEEGLPGLIAEATQLLDQDSRFLFLTVYAVRMSALAIGELLRQHVGHLGGKVECGELAVREEARGLELPTAIFARWSRG; the protein is encoded by the coding sequence ATGGACCTCATCACTCTCACCGGCGAGCCCTGGGCCGATTACGGGCTGGTCGACAGCGGCCATGGCCGCAAGCTCGAGCGCTACGGCAAATATCGCTTCATTCGCCCCGAGCCCCAGGCGATGTGGGCGCCCGCGTCCGAGACCTGGGACGCGCATGGCGAGTTCGTGCCCGGCGCGGACGAGGATGGCGGCGGGCGCTGGAACTTCACCAAGCCGGTGCCGAAGGAAGGCTGGCCGCTCGCTTGGGAGGAAGTGCGCTTCACCGCGCAGAACACGCCCTTTCGCCATCTCGCCTTCTTCCCCGACATGTCGCCGGTCTGGCACTGGATGCGGTCGCAGATCGCCGGGATGGACGCGCCCGAATGCATGAACCTGTTCGGGTACACGGGCGTCGGCTCGCTCGCGCTGGCCGCCAAGGGCGCCAAGGTCACGCATGTCGATGCCTCGAAGAAATCGGTCGCCGAGGGCAAGGCCAATGCCGCGCTGTCGGGCATGGAAGACCTGCCGATCCGCTGGATGATCGACGATGCTGCGAAGTTCACCGCGCGCGAGGTGCGGCGCGGGCGGCGCTATGACGGGATCATCCTCGATCCGCCGAAATGGGGCCGCGGGCCGAACGGCGAAGTGTGGAAGCTCGAGGAAGGGCTGCCCGGGCTGATCGCCGAGGCCACCCAGCTGCTCGACCAGGATTCGCGCTTCCTGTTCCTCACCGTCTATGCCGTGCGCATGTCGGCGCTGGCGATCGGCGAGTTGCTGCGCCAGCATGTCGGGCACCTCGGCGGCAAGGTGGAATGCGGCGAGCTGGCGGTGCGCGAGGAAGCGCGCGGGCTCGAGCTGCCGACCGCGATCTTCGCGCGGTGGAGCCGCGGCTGA
- a CDS encoding metallopeptidase family protein yields the protein MTGQAPDAAAIERLARAALARIPAPFQNYLADIVLVVEDFADDETLDAMGIEDPFDLTGLYRGRPVGEKSAWDGVSMPDEIHLYRRPLLDEWVHTGVKLEALITHVVVHEVGHHFGLSDDDMHALEDSAE from the coding sequence ATGACCGGGCAAGCCCCAGACGCCGCAGCGATCGAACGCCTCGCCCGCGCCGCACTGGCGCGCATCCCCGCGCCGTTCCAGAACTACCTCGCCGACATCGTGCTGGTGGTCGAGGATTTCGCCGATGACGAGACGCTGGACGCGATGGGCATCGAGGATCCGTTCGACCTGACCGGCCTCTATCGCGGCCGGCCGGTGGGCGAGAAATCGGCCTGGGACGGCGTCTCGATGCCCGACGAGATCCACCTCTATCGCCGGCCGCTGCTCGACGAATGGGTGCACACCGGCGTCAAGCTCGAGGCGCTGATCACCCATGTCGTGGTGCACGAGGTCGGGCATCATTTCGGGCTCTCCGACGACGACATGCACGCGCTGGAGGACAGCGCGGAGTGA
- the ccmA gene encoding heme ABC exporter ATP-binding protein CcmA, translated as MTSLALRGVACLRGGRLLFEGLDLALAAGEAALVTGPNGVGKSSLIRIAAGLLAPAAGSVACDGARALMAEAPALDPELPLAAALRFWAQLDGRGERVPDALAALDLAPLAQVPVRMLSTGQRRRAALARVVASGAAIWLLDEPANGLDAASVARLEVLIAGHRSGGGIALVATHQPIALPDARTVAL; from the coding sequence GTGACCAGCCTGGCCCTGCGCGGCGTCGCGTGCCTGCGCGGCGGACGGCTGCTGTTCGAGGGGCTCGACCTGGCGCTCGCGGCCGGCGAGGCGGCGCTGGTCACCGGCCCGAACGGCGTCGGCAAGTCGAGCCTGATCCGCATCGCCGCCGGGCTGCTCGCGCCGGCTGCCGGCAGCGTGGCCTGCGACGGCGCCCGCGCGCTGATGGCCGAGGCGCCCGCGCTCGATCCCGAGCTGCCGCTCGCCGCCGCCCTGCGCTTCTGGGCGCAGCTGGACGGACGGGGCGAGCGCGTGCCCGACGCGCTCGCCGCGCTCGACCTCGCCCCGCTGGCGCAGGTGCCGGTCCGCATGCTCTCGACCGGCCAGCGCCGCCGCGCCGCGCTGGCGCGAGTGGTGGCAAGCGGCGCCGCGATCTGGCTGCTCGACGAACCGGCAAACGGCCTCGACGCCGCCTCGGTCGCGCGGCTCGAAGTGCTGATCGCCGGGCACCGCTCCGGCGGCGGCATCGCGCTGGTGGCGACGCATCAACCGATTGCCCTCCCCGATGCGCGCACGGTGGCGCTGTGA
- a CDS encoding ATP-binding cassette domain-containing protein, whose protein sequence is MPEQSRSVTFKNVSKVWPGGIKAVDGVSLEVAAGSFVALVGASGSGKSTLLKMVNRLIDPSEGEVLVGGAPVGAGPAPELRRRIGYVFQNVGLFPHMRVGENVAIGLKLAGEKDSARRVAELLELVELSPEMAARMPDALSGGQRQRVGVARALATGPGILLMDEPFGALDPVTRDGLGRAIRALHDRMGLTTILVTHDMAEALLLADRVLVMEQGRIVADATPRDLLAGKGGAAADALVAVPRDQAHRLAALEK, encoded by the coding sequence ATGCCAGAGCAAAGCCGCTCCGTTACCTTCAAAAATGTCAGCAAGGTCTGGCCGGGGGGCATCAAGGCCGTCGACGGGGTGTCGCTGGAAGTCGCCGCGGGCAGCTTTGTCGCGCTGGTTGGCGCCTCGGGATCGGGCAAGTCGACGCTGCTCAAGATGGTCAACCGGCTGATCGATCCGAGCGAAGGCGAAGTGCTGGTCGGCGGCGCGCCGGTGGGCGCCGGGCCTGCGCCCGAACTGCGGCGCCGGATCGGCTATGTCTTCCAGAATGTCGGACTGTTCCCGCACATGCGCGTCGGCGAGAATGTCGCGATCGGGCTGAAGCTGGCAGGCGAGAAGGATAGCGCCAGGCGGGTCGCTGAGTTGCTCGAGCTCGTCGAGCTTTCGCCCGAGATGGCGGCGCGGATGCCCGATGCGCTGTCCGGCGGGCAGCGCCAGCGGGTGGGCGTGGCGCGGGCGCTCGCGACGGGGCCGGGGATCCTGCTGATGGACGAGCCGTTCGGCGCGCTCGATCCGGTGACGCGCGACGGCCTGGGCAGGGCGATCCGCGCGCTGCACGACCGGATGGGGCTGACCACCATCCTGGTGACGCACGACATGGCCGAGGCGCTGCTGCTCGCGGACCGAGTGCTGGTGATGGAGCAGGGCCGGATCGTCGCCGATGCGACGCCGCGCGACCTGCTCGCCGGAAAGGGCGGCGCGGCGGCGGACGCGCTGGTCGCGGTGCCGCGTGACCAGGCGCACCGGCTGGCGGCGCTCGAGAAATGA
- a CDS encoding heme exporter protein CcmB, translated as MSAYAAIVWRELRRAWSTGGVALPVVFFLLVAILFPFAVGPDGRLLARIAPGVIWAAALLAALLPVERLVTPDLERGILDQLAVRRLPDAGIAAAKIAGHWLGFAPALLAATMIAAGLLQLPGEALAPLLLALLIGTPGLAALGVATAALVAGLRGAGALAGLVMLPFAVPLLIFGATAGEPGALKLLGAVSLLLVAGCPFVAGAAMRMGRN; from the coding sequence GTGAGCGCCTATGCCGCGATCGTCTGGCGCGAGTTGCGCCGCGCCTGGAGCACCGGTGGCGTGGCGCTGCCTGTCGTGTTCTTCCTGCTCGTCGCGATCCTCTTCCCCTTCGCGGTCGGGCCGGACGGCAGGCTGCTCGCCCGCATCGCGCCGGGGGTGATCTGGGCAGCGGCGCTGCTTGCGGCGCTGCTCCCGGTCGAGCGGCTGGTGACGCCTGATCTCGAGCGCGGGATACTCGACCAGCTCGCAGTGCGTCGGCTACCCGACGCCGGCATCGCCGCCGCCAAGATCGCCGGCCACTGGCTCGGCTTCGCGCCCGCCCTGCTCGCGGCGACGATGATCGCCGCGGGCCTGCTCCAGCTGCCCGGCGAGGCGCTGGCGCCGCTGCTGCTCGCGCTGCTGATCGGCACGCCCGGCCTGGCGGCGCTGGGTGTCGCCACCGCCGCGCTGGTCGCGGGGCTGCGCGGCGCCGGGGCGCTGGCCGGGCTTGTGATGCTGCCCTTCGCGGTGCCGCTGCTGATCTTCGGTGCCACCGCGGGCGAGCCCGGCGCGCTCAAGCTGCTCGGCGCGGTGAGCCTGTTGCTGGTCGCCGGTTGTCCGTTCGTGGCGGGCGCGGCGATGCGGATGGGGCGGAACTAG
- a CDS encoding ABC transporter permease/substrate-binding protein, whose translation MSALDRVPELLAQHLLLAFAALLLGLVIALPLAVFSARNRVVGRIALGFASLVQTIPSLALLALFYPILLSLSGLGVPALGFLPSLLALSLYALLPILRNGVTGLATIDPAVIEAADGVGMTAWQKLHLVEAPLVLPVLMAGIRTAAVWTIGAATLSTTVGQPSLGDLIFAGLQTQNWSLVLTGCVAAAALALAVDGLLGLAEHGIARRKPVLVWTSLGALLVALAVALVPALPSARGTVTIGAKGFSEQYILARLIGHRLEAAGYTVRYREGLGSAVAFSALSGGDIDVYVDYSGTIWTNQMQRRDVPPRDAIVAGVAQWARDRHKVTLLGSLGFENAYAFAMRGDDAKKRGITSIADLAPIAGSLNLATDVEFLERPEWAAVKKAYGLSFRSAHPYQPTFMYRALASGAADVIPAFSSDGRIAADRLTVLADPKGAIPGYDAILLLAPRRANDLRFQAALKPLIGAIDVGRMREANYLVDRDSNKASPEQAARWLERGLAR comes from the coding sequence ATGAGCGCGCTCGACCGAGTGCCCGAGCTGCTTGCCCAGCATCTGCTGCTCGCCTTCGCCGCGCTGCTGCTCGGCCTGGTGATCGCGCTGCCGCTCGCGGTATTCTCGGCGCGCAACCGGGTGGTGGGTCGGATAGCGCTGGGCTTTGCCAGCCTGGTGCAGACGATCCCGAGCCTGGCGCTGCTCGCGCTTTTCTACCCGATCCTGCTCTCGCTTTCCGGGCTCGGCGTGCCCGCGCTCGGCTTCCTGCCGTCGCTGCTGGCGCTGTCGCTCTACGCGCTGCTGCCGATCCTCAGGAACGGAGTGACCGGGCTCGCGACGATCGATCCCGCGGTGATCGAGGCGGCGGACGGGGTGGGGATGACTGCATGGCAGAAGCTGCACCTGGTCGAGGCGCCGCTGGTGCTGCCGGTGCTGATGGCCGGCATCCGCACCGCCGCGGTGTGGACGATCGGCGCGGCGACGCTCTCCACCACCGTCGGCCAGCCGAGCCTGGGCGACCTGATCTTTGCGGGGCTGCAGACGCAGAACTGGTCTCTGGTGCTGACCGGTTGCGTCGCTGCGGCCGCGTTGGCGCTGGCGGTGGACGGGCTGCTCGGGCTGGCCGAGCACGGCATCGCCAGGCGGAAGCCGGTGCTGGTCTGGACAAGCCTCGGCGCCTTGCTGGTCGCGCTCGCCGTCGCCTTGGTCCCGGCGCTGCCCTCGGCGCGCGGCACGGTCACCATCGGCGCGAAGGGCTTTTCCGAGCAATATATCCTCGCCCGGCTGATCGGGCATCGGCTGGAAGCTGCGGGCTACACGGTCCGCTACCGCGAGGGACTCGGCTCGGCGGTGGCGTTCAGCGCACTCTCGGGCGGTGATATCGATGTCTATGTCGATTATTCGGGCACGATCTGGACCAACCAGATGCAGCGCCGCGACGTGCCGCCGCGCGACGCGATCGTCGCCGGCGTGGCGCAATGGGCCCGCGACCGGCACAAGGTGACGCTGCTCGGTTCGCTCGGCTTCGAGAATGCCTATGCCTTCGCGATGCGCGGTGACGACGCGAAGAAGCGCGGCATCACCAGCATCGCCGACCTGGCGCCGATCGCGGGCAGCCTCAACCTCGCCACCGATGTCGAGTTTCTCGAGCGCCCCGAATGGGCGGCGGTGAAGAAGGCGTACGGCCTGAGCTTCAGGTCCGCGCATCCCTACCAGCCGACTTTCATGTACCGCGCGCTCGCCAGCGGCGCGGCGGACGTGATCCCGGCCTTCTCCTCGGACGGGCGGATCGCGGCGGACCGGCTGACGGTGCTCGCCGACCCCAAGGGCGCGATCCCTGGCTATGACGCGATCCTGCTGCTCGCCCCGCGCCGCGCCAATGACCTGCGCTTCCAGGCGGCGCTCAAGCCGCTGATCGGTGCGATCGACGTTGGCCGGATGCGCGAGGCCAACTACCTGGTGGACCGGGACAGTAACAAGGCAAGTCCCGAACAGGCCGCACGCTGGCTGGAGCGTGGACTCGCGCGATGA
- a CDS encoding glycoside hydrolase family 3 N-terminal domain-containing protein yields MRAGLKLLLSTTMFCVASPALAQHAPTALSDSAVAHPEKWPTAGSQGLIDPATEKFVTDLMAQMTLEEKVGQMIQADIGAIKPQELRQYPLGSILAGGSSPPLGAPDRSPQMPWVETARAFRTVAMEPRGKHAPIPLLFGIDAVHGNSNVIGATIFPHNIGLGAMHDPALMRRIGKATAEETAATGPEWAFGPTLTVPQDERWGRAYEGYSEDPALVRSYAGEMVRGLQGEPGTTDRIQKGYVAASAKHFLGDGGTFEGVDQGDARIGEDELIRIHAQGYVPAIEAGTLTVMASFSSWNGVKMHGNKSLLTDVLKGRMGFQGFVVGDWNGHGQVPGCTTTDCAATFNAGLDMAMAPDGWKGLFESTVAHVKDGTLPMARVDDAVRRILRVKAKLGLFDPARPLEGKAGVLGSPEHRAIAREAVAKSLVLLKNQGVLPIKASANVLVAGPGADSMGQQTGGWTLSWQGDGNANSDFPNGQTIYSGIAEAVKAGGGIATLSADGSFSARPDVAIVVFGEQPYAEMRGDIHTLEFQPGDKQALALLKKLKAAGVPTVSVFLSGRPLWVNPEINASDAFVAAWLPGSEGAGVADVLIGDKAGKPRKDFTGALSFSWPKTAGQFTLNKGEAGYDPLFALGYGLSYARPGKVGALSEVAGFDASAMNTSVYFAKGVAAAPFSFATDSKVARAPIDGPQTQEGAQQLSWPAGPATVRIGGKPIDLSRESNGDLSLAITYRLDRAATGPVTLGMGEGHGLDATSLFTGETGKWRTVNILLKCYQDKGAAMTAISAPLVISASGPLVFSLSDARIVSDPANSICPGAK; encoded by the coding sequence ATGCGGGCTGGCCTGAAGCTGTTGCTGTCGACCACCATGTTCTGCGTCGCATCGCCGGCTCTTGCGCAGCATGCGCCGACAGCGCTGTCGGATTCGGCCGTAGCGCATCCGGAAAAATGGCCGACCGCCGGCTCGCAGGGCCTGATCGATCCGGCGACCGAGAAGTTCGTCACCGATCTGATGGCGCAGATGACGCTGGAGGAGAAGGTCGGCCAGATGATCCAGGCCGATATCGGCGCGATCAAGCCCCAGGAACTGCGCCAATATCCGCTCGGCTCGATCCTCGCGGGAGGCAGCTCACCGCCGCTGGGCGCGCCCGATCGCTCGCCGCAAATGCCCTGGGTCGAGACTGCCCGCGCCTTCCGCACGGTGGCGATGGAGCCGCGCGGCAAGCACGCGCCGATCCCGCTGCTCTTCGGCATCGACGCAGTGCACGGCAACAGCAATGTCATCGGCGCGACGATCTTCCCGCACAATATTGGCCTGGGCGCGATGCACGATCCGGCGCTGATGCGCCGCATCGGCAAGGCGACCGCCGAGGAAACCGCCGCGACAGGGCCCGAATGGGCGTTCGGCCCGACGCTAACCGTGCCGCAGGACGAGCGCTGGGGTCGCGCCTATGAGGGTTATTCGGAGGATCCCGCGTTGGTCCGCTCCTATGCCGGCGAGATGGTGCGCGGGCTCCAAGGCGAGCCGGGCACCACGGACCGGATCCAGAAGGGCTATGTCGCGGCATCGGCCAAGCATTTCCTCGGCGATGGCGGGACGTTCGAAGGCGTCGACCAGGGCGATGCGCGGATTGGCGAGGACGAACTGATCCGGATCCACGCCCAGGGCTATGTTCCCGCGATCGAAGCGGGCACGCTCACCGTGATGGCGAGCTTCTCGAGCTGGAACGGCGTGAAGATGCACGGCAACAAGTCGCTGCTCACCGATGTGCTCAAGGGCCGGATGGGCTTCCAGGGCTTTGTCGTCGGCGACTGGAACGGGCATGGCCAGGTGCCCGGCTGCACCACCACCGATTGCGCGGCGACCTTCAATGCCGGGCTCGACATGGCGATGGCACCCGATGGCTGGAAGGGCCTGTTCGAGAGCACCGTAGCGCATGTGAAGGACGGCACGCTGCCGATGGCCCGCGTCGACGACGCCGTGCGCCGCATCCTGCGGGTGAAGGCGAAGCTCGGCCTGTTCGATCCGGCGCGCCCGCTCGAGGGCAAGGCTGGCGTGCTGGGCAGCCCCGAGCACCGCGCGATCGCGCGCGAGGCGGTGGCGAAATCGCTGGTGCTGCTCAAGAATCAGGGCGTGCTGCCGATCAAGGCCTCTGCAAACGTGCTTGTCGCGGGGCCGGGGGCGGACTCGATGGGGCAGCAGACCGGCGGCTGGACGCTGAGTTGGCAGGGCGACGGCAATGCCAATAGCGACTTCCCGAACGGCCAGACGATCTATTCGGGCATCGCCGAGGCCGTGAAGGCCGGCGGCGGCATTGCGACGCTCTCTGCGGACGGCAGCTTCTCGGCCAGGCCCGATGTCGCGATCGTCGTGTTCGGCGAGCAGCCCTATGCCGAGATGCGCGGCGATATCCACACGCTCGAGTTCCAGCCGGGCGACAAGCAGGCGCTGGCGCTGCTCAAAAAGCTGAAGGCCGCTGGCGTGCCCACCGTCTCGGTTTTCCTCTCGGGCCGTCCGCTCTGGGTAAACCCCGAGATCAACGCATCCGATGCATTCGTCGCTGCCTGGCTGCCGGGCAGCGAGGGCGCGGGCGTGGCCGATGTGCTGATCGGGGACAAGGCCGGCAAGCCGCGCAAGGACTTCACCGGCGCGCTTTCGTTCAGCTGGCCCAAGACGGCGGGCCAGTTCACCCTCAACAAGGGCGAGGCGGGCTATGATCCGCTGTTCGCACTCGGCTACGGCCTAAGCTACGCCAGGCCCGGCAAGGTCGGCGCGCTCAGCGAAGTTGCGGGATTCGATGCCTCGGCGATGAACACCAGCGTCTATTTCGCAAAGGGCGTTGCCGCCGCGCCGTTCAGCTTTGCGACCGACAGCAAGGTGGCGCGCGCGCCGATCGACGGGCCGCAGACGCAGGAAGGCGCGCAGCAGCTCAGCTGGCCTGCCGGACCGGCGACGGTGCGGATCGGTGGCAAGCCGATCGACCTCAGCCGCGAATCGAATGGCGACCTGTCGCTGGCGATCACCTATCGCCTCGATCGTGCGGCGACGGGACCGGTGACGCTCGGCATGGGCGAGGGCCATGGGCTCGACGCGACCAGCCTGTTCACCGGCGAGACCGGAAAATGGCGCACGGTGAACATCCTGCTCAAATGCTATCAGGACAAGGGCGCGGCGATGACCGCAATCTCTGCGCCGCTGGTGATTAGCGCTTCCGGGCCGCTGGTGTTCAGCCTGTCCGACGCGCGGATCGTCTCCGATCCGGCCAACTCGATCTGCCCCGGCGCCAAGTGA
- the thrC gene encoding threonine synthase: MRYQSTRGSAPLLGFRDVTLAGLASDGGLYVPTSWPSFSREDIEALKGLSYVETAVRVMAPFTGEDLSEAELRDLCTQAYGRFSQAAVTPLVQLDHRHFLLELFHGPTLAFKDVALQLLGLLFEKFLTGSSEPLTIVGATSGDTGSAAIDAVAGRHGVDIFMLHPKGRVSDVQRRQMTTVLAPNVHNIAIEGSFDDAQAMVKALFNDAAFSGRFRLSAVNSINWARLMAQVVYYFYAAVRLGAPAQKVAFAVPTGNFGDVFAGYVAAKMGLPIERLVVATNVNDILHRALSNGDYSAGTVTPTAAPSMDIQVSSNFERLLADLAGGSVAEQMAGFESTKAMRLTNAQQQGAAQIFASDRITPDEMNETMRWASAEAAQVIDPHTAIGLAAARRADLPADVPVVTLATAHPAKFADAVERATGMRPALPARVGDLFDRQERYDVLPGTLDAVRDYIAGIAKPRS; this comes from the coding sequence ATGCGATACCAGAGCACCCGAGGCAGTGCGCCACTGCTTGGCTTCCGTGACGTGACGCTTGCCGGGCTGGCGAGCGACGGCGGATTGTACGTCCCGACCAGCTGGCCCAGCTTCAGTCGCGAGGACATCGAAGCGCTGAAGGGCCTCTCCTATGTCGAGACCGCGGTGCGCGTGATGGCGCCGTTCACCGGCGAGGACCTGAGCGAAGCGGAGCTGCGCGACCTGTGCACCCAGGCCTATGGCCGCTTCTCGCAGGCCGCGGTGACGCCGCTGGTCCAGCTCGACCATCGCCACTTCCTGCTCGAGCTGTTCCACGGCCCGACGCTGGCCTTCAAGGACGTCGCGCTCCAGCTGCTCGGCCTGCTGTTCGAGAAGTTCCTGACCGGCAGCAGCGAGCCGCTGACCATCGTCGGCGCGACCTCGGGCGACACCGGCAGCGCCGCGATCGACGCAGTCGCCGGGCGGCACGGCGTCGACATCTTCATGCTCCACCCCAAGGGCCGCGTGTCCGACGTGCAGCGCCGCCAGATGACCACGGTGCTGGCGCCCAACGTCCACAACATCGCGATCGAAGGCAGCTTCGACGATGCCCAGGCGATGGTGAAGGCGCTGTTCAACGACGCGGCCTTCTCCGGCCGTTTCCGCCTCAGCGCGGTCAACTCGATCAACTGGGCGCGGCTGATGGCGCAGGTGGTCTATTATTTCTACGCTGCGGTCCGCCTCGGCGCGCCGGCGCAGAAGGTTGCCTTCGCAGTGCCGACGGGCAATTTCGGCGATGTCTTCGCCGGCTATGTCGCAGCGAAGATGGGGCTGCCGATCGAGCGGCTGGTGGTGGCCACCAACGTCAACGATATCCTCCACCGCGCGCTGTCGAACGGCGATTATTCGGCGGGCACCGTGACGCCAACCGCGGCGCCGAGCATGGACATCCAGGTCAGCTCGAATTTCGAGCGGCTGCTCGCCGATCTCGCCGGCGGCAGCGTCGCCGAGCAGATGGCGGGGTTCGAATCGACCAAGGCGATGCGCCTCACCAATGCCCAGCAGCAGGGCGCCGCGCAGATCTTCGCCAGCGACCGGATCACTCCCGACGAGATGAACGAGACGATGCGCTGGGCCTCGGCCGAGGCCGCGCAGGTGATCGATCCGCACACCGCGATCGGCCTCGCCGCCGCGCGCCGCGCCGACCTCCCCGCCGATGTGCCGGTGGTGACGCTGGCGACCGCGCACCCGGCCAAGTTCGCCGACGCCGTCGAGCGCGCCACCGGCATGCGCCCGGCGCTGCCCGCGCGGGTGGGCGACCTGTTCGACCGGCAGGAGCGCTACGACGTGCTGCCGGGCACGCTCGATGCGGTGCGCGACTACATCGCCGGTATCGCCAAGCCGCGCTCCTAA
- a CDS encoding SDR family oxidoreductase, with the protein MAKAAFITGGGSGIGLAVARSLAADGWLVGLADINAKALAEAKAAIPAAETYQMDVRDRDAWREALAAFAGKSGGRLDFLFNNAGVAVGGQLETMSDEDVERGLSININGAVYGARAAHDLLKATPGSAMIITSSAAGISGNAGMSVYSAGKFAMRGFAESLNAEWKREGIYVGSLMPSFIDTPLLDHVTQDSNRNVRESVRAAGLEITPVEEVVKTVRHMLDIRRDVHTRVGKTAHRLWFMQRWLPGTLRKLQGRAFK; encoded by the coding sequence ATGGCCAAGGCGGCATTCATCACCGGCGGCGGATCGGGCATCGGGCTCGCAGTCGCCAGGAGCCTGGCCGCGGACGGCTGGCTGGTCGGGCTCGCCGATATCAACGCCAAGGCGCTCGCCGAGGCGAAGGCCGCCATTCCCGCAGCCGAGACCTATCAGATGGACGTGCGCGACCGCGATGCCTGGAGGGAGGCGCTTGCCGCCTTTGCGGGCAAGAGCGGCGGCCGGCTCGATTTCCTGTTCAACAATGCCGGCGTCGCCGTGGGCGGCCAGCTCGAGACCATGTCCGACGAGGATGTCGAGCGCGGGCTGTCGATCAACATCAACGGCGCCGTCTATGGCGCGCGCGCCGCGCACGACCTGCTCAAGGCGACTCCGGGTTCGGCGATGATCATCACCAGCTCGGCGGCGGGCATCTCGGGCAATGCCGGCATGTCGGTCTACAGCGCCGGCAAGTTCGCGATGCGCGGCTTTGCCGAATCGCTGAACGCCGAATGGAAGCGCGAGGGCATCTATGTCGGCTCGCTGATGCCGAGCTTCATCGACACGCCCCTGCTCGACCATGTCACCCAGGATTCGAACCGCAACGTGCGCGAATCGGTGCGCGCCGCGGGGCTGGAGATCACCCCGGTCGAGGAAGTGGTGAAGACCGTCCGCCACATGCTCGACATCCGCCGCGACGTGCACACCCGCGTCGGCAAGACCGCGCACCGGCTGTGGTTCATGCAGCGCTGGCTGCCCGGCACGCTGCGCAAGCTCCAGGGCCGGGCGTTCAAATAG
- a CDS encoding aldose epimerase family protein, translating to MTDGGGGPIETVAIARGPYRAELITLGAALRVLQVPDHRGHIANVVLGFADLEDYRGPPRFYGAVTGRYANRIGGARFTLDGVEHMLAANDGANSLHSGPLGLDQQPWDVVALSDASVTFRHVSPAGHNGFPGTLTVEARYTIDEDGLAIRLTATTDAPTVVNLTSHAYFNLAGEASGATILEHVLRIPASRITPVDGQLIPTGVFADLADTPFDLRSARRIGAAIDSEDAQLRIGQGYDHNFVIDGADGTLRAVATLFDPASGRVLDLHSSEPGLQLYSGNHLAGGAPGTSGRVYNARDGLCLEPQKFPDSPNQPGFPSARLDPGQVYRHDIAFRFRTAEGVDEAFAS from the coding sequence GTGACGGACGGCGGCGGCGGGCCGATCGAGACGGTCGCGATCGCCCGCGGCCCCTATCGCGCCGAGCTGATCACGCTCGGCGCGGCGCTGCGCGTGCTGCAGGTGCCGGATCACCGGGGCCATATCGCGAATGTGGTGCTCGGCTTCGCCGATCTCGAAGACTATCGCGGGCCGCCGCGCTTCTATGGCGCGGTGACCGGGCGCTATGCCAACCGGATCGGCGGCGCGCGTTTCACGCTCGATGGGGTCGAGCACATGCTCGCGGCGAATGACGGGGCGAACAGCCTGCATTCCGGGCCGCTCGGGCTCGACCAGCAGCCCTGGGATGTGGTGGCGCTGAGCGACGCATCGGTCACCTTCCGCCATGTCAGCCCGGCCGGGCATAACGGCTTTCCGGGCACGCTGACGGTGGAGGCGCGCTATACGATTGACGAGGACGGCCTCGCCATCCGGCTGACCGCGACCACCGACGCGCCGACGGTGGTGAACCTCACCAGCCACGCCTATTTCAACCTGGCCGGGGAGGCGAGCGGGGCGACGATCCTCGAGCATGTGCTGCGTATTCCGGCGAGCCGCATTACCCCCGTCGATGGTCAGCTGATCCCGACGGGAGTCTTTGCAGATCTCGCGGATACGCCCTTTGACCTTCGCAGCGCGCGGCGGATCGGCGCGGCGATCGACTCGGAGGACGCGCAGCTCCGCATCGGTCAGGGCTATGACCATAATTTCGTGATCGACGGCGCGGACGGTACGTTGCGCGCTGTGGCGACGCTGTTCGATCCGGCATCGGGCCGCGTGCTCGATCTCCATTCGAGCGAGCCGGGGCTGCAGCTCTATTCGGGCAATCATCTTGCCGGCGGCGCGCCGGGCACGAGCGGGCGGGTGTACAATGCACGTGACGGGCTGTGCCTCGAGCCGCAGAAATTCCCGGACAGCCCGAACCAGCCGGGCTTCCCTTCGGCGCGGCTCGATCCGGGTCAGGTCTATCGCCACGACATCGCTTTCCGGTTTCGGACGGCGGAAGGGGTGGACGAGGCTTTCGCGAGCTGA